One region of Salvelinus namaycush isolate Seneca chromosome 3, SaNama_1.0, whole genome shotgun sequence genomic DNA includes:
- the arl10 gene encoding ADP-ribosylation factor-like 10, which yields MVLLRHISIALTAAVAAFGSALFIALNYLYRRRIWSPEAEYYMIKEEEDGQRQVLVLGLDGAGKSSMLQGLTATDGDKRGHCRPTRGFNFISLSAPARQLDFLEIGGGEDLRMYWAEYLGKTHALVYVVDSSDRRRLPQAKAELHRLLRLHSQLPVVVLGNKQDKPNALSVSELHEALSLGAVADKRRLFLLAAQLGSDGLIVSRNLQAFQDLLLQLV from the exons ATGGTTCTGCTTCGGCACATATCCATCGCCCTAACTGCAGCGGTGGCTGCATTCGGGTCCGCGCTGTTTATCGCCTTAAATTATTTATACAGAAGGCGAATATGGTCTCCCGAAGCGGAATATTACATGATCAAAGAG GAGGAGGATGGACAGCGCCAGGTGCTAGTCCTTGGCCTAGACGGAGCTGGGAAGAGCAGTATGCTTCAGGGGCTGACAGCCACAGACGGAGACAAGAGAGGGCACTGCCGTCCCACCAGGGGCTTCAACTTTATAAGCCTCAGTGCCCCTGCCCGTCAGCTGGATTTCCTAGAAA TTGGAGGGGGTGAGGATTTGCGTATGTACTGGGCAGAGTACCTGGGGAAGACGCATGCCCTGGTGTACGTGGTTGACTCCTCTGATAGACGACGTCTCCCACAGGCCAAGGCTGAGCTGCATCGCCTCCTCAGACTGCACTCACAACTTCCTGTGGTGGTCCTGGGGAACAAACAG GACAAGCCAAACGCATTGAGTGTGTCGGAGCTCCATGAAGCCCTGTCTCTGGGGGCGGTGGCTGACAAGAGGAGGCTGTTCCTACTGGCTGCCCAGCTAGGCTCAGATGGCCTGATTGTCTCCCGTAATCTGCAGGCCTTCCAGGACTTGCTCCTACAGCTCGTCTGA